From the genome of Papilio machaon chromosome 9, ilPapMach1.1, whole genome shotgun sequence, one region includes:
- the LOC106718054 gene encoding glutathione S-transferase D7 translates to MKFALALVAILLVYNINGSAAARSKRSKMPNQPIKVYYYPLSPPCRAVLLTAKLLGLKVELILINIMEGEQKTPEFIKMNPQHTVPTIDDNGFILWESRAIMAYLVNAYGVDDALYPNGPQQRAVVDQRLYFDLVFLQKSMELYWPMLAGKEYNEEKAEKLKEAIGWLNSMLVGRKFVAGDKLSIADITTVVTMSNLDSLGFDYSSYPNVKSWFERTVKELEPYGYEEINKSNADKLATMLKKE, encoded by the exons aagcGCTGCCGCTCGATCGAAACGCAGTAAGATGCCGAATCAAccaataaaagtatattactATCCACTCTCACCTCCGTGTCGTGCTGTTCTTTTGACTGCAAAACTTCTGGGACTGAAGGTGGAACTGATACTGATTAATATCATGGAGGGAGAACAAAAGACGCCAGAGTTTATAAAG ATGAATCCTCAACATACAGTGCCTACAATAGACGATAATGGTTTCATATTGTGGGAAag TCGTGCGATAATGGCGTACTTGGTGAATGCGTACGGTGTGGACGATGCCTTGTACCCGAATGGTCCTCAGCAGCGAGCCGTGGTCGATCAGCGCCTTTACTTCGATTTGGTTTTCTTACAGAAGTCTATGGAATTATAC TGGCCCATGTTAGCAGGGAAAGAATATAATGAAGAGAAAGCTGAAAAGTTGAAAGAGGCAATTGGCTGGTTGAATTCAATGCTGGTAGGTCGAAAATTCGTCGCTGGAGACAAACTTTCAATCGCAGATATTACCACAGTGGTTACAATGAGTAATTTGGAC AGCTTGGGATTCGACTACAGTTCTTACCCTAACGTCAAATCTTGGTTTGAAAGAACAGTTAAAGAATTGGAACCTTACGGATATGAAGAAATCAACAAAAGTAACGCAGACAAACTTGCAACGATGTTGAAGAAAGAATAA
- the LOC106718053 gene encoding solute carrier family 46 member 3, with translation MAIDEKKVEQANVKTVDKMTINNTNDYIRNSIRKSKKEKSDLDTKKEIKVGDNWDDLNFFQKARHMFSLITVEPILACYVMPSVLSALATQNLYLEKACRVNLAFEQHICDALTKRETANYTMEEEAVQTLVASVAGWKTVLQSFLPCGILIFLGAYSDRVGQRKFCMLIPIVGEFLTSIGLIVNTFFFYQLPVEVAAVTEAIFPALTGGWFTMFMGIFSYIADVTTEEQRTLRIGIVNLFYSLGVPVGAALSGILVRKIGLYGVFSISATLYVLSFIYGFFRIKEVKRNDLNVKPTNNCCEWLRDFFDIRYVKDTIMVAFKRGPNNRRLRVIMLVIVLCVVIGPIYGEMSVMYLFTRYRFNWNEVDFSMFSTYAMCTSLVGTLFSVGVFSHILKFDDAIIGVISCTSKILSGFMYAFATKTWHIYIAPLIEIFNGTSFIAMRSMVSKLVDKDELGKVNSFFGLAEAMMPLVYAPMYTTVYTATIKTFPGAFFLLGGGLTVPAVVIFLWLYLANKKYEAKTNANDKESEMKSDPKAEKNGVENKAFDTDEEFKTKNKAKTETIDISNNDNVTQSQIEIGLTQSMLCNRTNNL, from the exons ATGGCGATCGATGAAAAAAAGGTAGAGCAAGCAAACGTTAAAACTGTCGACAAGATGACTATTAACAACACTAACGATTACATAAGAAATAGcataagaaaaagtaaaaaggaaaaatctgaTTTAGATacgaaaaaagaaataaaagttggAGATAATTGGgatgatttaaatttctttcaaaAAGCGAGGCATATGTTTTCATTGATTACTGTGGAGCCAATTTTAGCATGCTATGTAATGCCATCAGTACTGTCAGCATTAGCTACacagaatttatatttagaaaaggCTTGTCGTGTAAATTTAGCTTTCGAACAACATATTTGTGATGCGCTAACCAAGAGAGAGACAGCGAATTACACGATGGAAGAAGAAGCGGTACAAACTCTTGTAGCGTCAGTTGCAGGATGGAAAACTGTACTACAGTCATTTTTACCTTgtggtattttaatatttctcgGAGCTTATAGTGACAGAGTTGGCCAACGAAAGTTTTGTATGCTTATACCAATTGTTGGGGAATTCTTAACAAGCATAGGTCTTATTGTTAATACGTTTTTCTTCTATCAATTGCCTGTGGAAGTAGCGGCTGTGACTGAGGCTATTTTTCCGGCATTGACTGGTGGTTGGTTTACAATGTTCATGGGAATCTTCAGTTACATAGCTGATGTTACTACAGAGGAACAAAGGACTTTGAGAATTGGAATcgtaaatctattttattcattGGGCGTGCCTGTGGGAGCAGCGCTCAGTGGAATTTTAGTTCGGAAGATTGGATTATACGGCGTGTTTTCGATTAGCGCAACGCTCTATGTTTTAAGTTTCATTTACGGTTTCTTTAGAATTAAAGAGGTCAAGAGGAATGACTTAAATGTT aaGCCGACAAATAACTGCTGCGAATGGCTGAGGGATTTTTTCGACATACGTTATGTGAAGGATACAATAATGGTGGCATTCAAGCGAGGCCCCAACAATCGCAGACTGAGAGTTATTATGTTGGTAATCGTGTTGTGTGTTGTCATTGGACCTATTTATG GTGAGATGTCGGTTATGTACCTCTTCACTAGGTACCGTtttaattggaacgaagtGGATTTCAGTATGTTTTCAACCTACGCCATGTGTACTTCACTAGTTG ggACCCTGTTCTCCGTTGGAGTTTTCAGTCACATACTAAAGTTTGACGACGCCATTATTGGTGTAATTTCATGCAcgagtaaaattttatcaggTTTTATGTACGCTTTTGCGACGAAGACCTGGCACATATATATAG cTCCACTGATCGAAATATTTAACGGAACATCATTCATTGCAATGAGATCTATGGTGTCAAAATTAGTGGATAAAGATGAATTGG GTAAAGTGAATTCGTTTTTCGGTTTGGCAGAAGCAATGATGCCGCTAGTATATGCTCCAATGTATACAACTGTATACACTGCTACTATAAAGACATTCCCAGGAGCATTCTTCTTACTTGGAGGAGGACTTACTGTGCCAGCTgttgtgatattttt GTGGTTGTATTTGGCGAATAAGAAATATGAAGCAAAAACAAATGCGAACGATAAAGAGAGCGAAATGAAATCTGATCCAAAAGCAGAGAAAAATGGCGTAGAAAATAAAGCGTTCGATACTGATGAGGagttcaaaacaaaaaataaagcaaaaacaGAAACAATTGACATTTCTAATAATGACAACGTCACTCAATCACAAATAGAGATAGGCTTAACCCAAAGTATGTTGTGTAACCGTACCAATAACCTTTGA
- the LOC106718138 gene encoding angiotensin-converting enzyme isoform X1, with protein MPTARRLQIICIIVTMSISFAVQYPTNPTSEMSADEKNLIKVNKTLEQSDESGHEVDTDGEEVKDKKYLVDAMRTILDPNAIIQKNAEDEDNFKFQIDELEKENMTLENFMEEMDKLSLDVCKTSQEALWSYVTDITNESKKNRMISIAAEEDEIKKQYWNMLKKKYLNDWQLLNDPKLKRKLRIIKERGTNVQMPQSKQREEIDTMQRIWSRVTVCAYNASNCNTDESLRSMSDVIAVFKRNNDTKELLYYWKAFRDGTGKQIRPIFNDYVTRMNNVAQSENFTDAGDMWRYTFEDDHFEETVNRLWSEIKPLYKLLHTYVRIKLKKHFKSELSKKEKTIPAHILGNLWAQEWQAVYNKVAIYPDIPRPTAINNKMLQAKDLFDAVDNFHQSLGFASARQAYQDIRDTATSANCLPSSHDMCDGVNYKIKWCGENLTDVSVGLSRAARLLGHVQYFKHYRQLQPLYRDGPNPAFHDAISDIVAVQLTSPAHLNTLNLAQVTTGPRAELNHLLWLALEKLPLVAYAYVLDRWRWDIFANSSLKNWNQHWWDLRVNETGISPPVPRNESDLDPAAKYHVVSHVQYITYLVSHVLEFQILSSLCKKANHTGPLHNCSLRDVKEAGKLLSNGMSLGASVDWRTVLQAITGETDLSSAGLLEYFAPLSQYLRKENEKLANLTEDMDKNPPIIIGAIIIFVILTMIIAYCVKKHTYRKVLSWCGFTKNGSLDIVTNEMTQTKSKEEEGVNEDNV; from the exons ATGCCGACCGCCAGACGATTA caaattatatgtataattgtTACAATGTCAATATCGTTTGCGGTGCAATACCCAACAAATCCTACCTCAGAAATGTCAGCGGATGAGAAGAATttgataaaagttaataaaacactAGAACAATCCGATGAAAGTGGCCATGAAGTAGATACGGATGGTGAAGAAgtgaaagacaaaaaatatttagtagatGCTATGAGAACAATTCTAGATCCAAACGCAATAATACAGAAAAACGCTGAAGacgaagataattttaaatttcaaatagatGAACTGGAAAAGGAAAATATGACACTTGAAAATTTTATGGAGGAAATGGATAAATTGAGCTTAGACGTTTGTAAGACGTCGCAGGAAGCACTTTGGTCCTATGTAACTGATATTACTAACGAAAGCAAAAAGAATAGAATG ATATCAATAGCTGCAGAAGAagacgaaataaaaaagcaatattGGAATAtgttgaaaaagaaatatttaaacgaTTGGCAACTACTGAACGATCCGAAATTGAAGAGGAAGCTACGAATCATCAAAGAGAGGGGGACCAACGTGCAAATGCCACAAAGCAAA CAAAGAGAGGAAATAGACACAATGCAACGGATTTGGAGTCGAGTCACAGTATGCGCTTATAACGCATCTAATTGTAATACAGACGAATCTTTACGTTCTATGAGTG ATGTTATTGCGGTGTTCAAAAGAAATAACGATACGAAggaattattgtattattggAAAGCCTTTAGAGATGGCACTGGAAAACAAATACGTCCTATTTTCAATGATTATGTTACAAGAATGAATAATGTAGCGCAATCAGAAAACTTCACTGACGCTGGCGATATGTGGAGATATACATTTGAAGATGATCATTTTGAAGAAACGGTTAATAGACTTTGGTCAGAGATTAAACctctatataaattattacatacttatgttaggataaaattaaagaagcaTTTCAAATCTGAACTATCTAAAAAAGAGAAAACTATACCTGCACATATTCTCG gcAACTTATGGGCGCAAGAATGGCAAGCAGTTTACAATAAAGTTGCAATTTACCCCGACATTCCAAGACCCACggcaataaacaataaaatgctGCAAGCGAAGGATCTTTTTGATGCAGTAGATAATTTCCATCAGTCCCTTGGTTTTGCGAGCGCCCGACAAGCGTATCAAGACATAAGGGATACTGCAACTTCTGCTAACTGTCTACCTTCAAGCCATGACATGTGTGATGGAGTGAAttacaa GATCAAATGGTGCGGAGAGAACTTGACCGACGTGAGCGTGGGTCTGTCGCGTGCGGCTAGACTGCTCGGCCATGTTCAGTACTTTAAACATTATCGACAATTGCAGCCGCTCTATAGAGACGGACCTAACCCAG CGTTCCATGATGCGATCTCCGACATCGTAGCTGTGCAGCTGACGTCACCAGCGCATCTTAACACCCTGAACCTGGCGCAGGTCACGACGGGGCCTCGTGCTGAACTCAACCATCTGCTATGGCTAGCGTTAGAGAAACTCCCCCTAGTTGCATATGCGTACGTGCtcgatagatggcgttggGACATCTTTGCGAATTCGAGTCTTAAGAATTGGAATCAGCATTGGTGGGATCTCag AGTCAACGAGACAGGGATATCTCCACCTGTGCCAAGAAATGAGAGCGACTTGGATCCCGCGGCCAAGTATCATGTCGTGTCTCACGTGCAGTATATTAC ATATTTGGTATCGCACGTGTTGGAGTTCCAAATCCTGTCGTCTTTGTGTAAGAAGGCGAACCACACCGGACCTCTGCATAACTGTTCCTTACGCGACGTTAAGGAAGCAGGAAAACTTCTCAG caatGGGATGTCGCTAGGTGCCAGCGTTGATTGGAGGACTGTACTACAAGCGATAACTGGTGAAACAGATCTATCTTCAGCCGGTCTGTTAGAATACTTCGCTCCACTCAGTCAATATTTGCGCAAAGAAAATGAGAAACTTGCAAATCTCACTGAAGATATGGATAAAAATCCGCCCATCATTATAGGAGCTATAATCATATTTGTGATATTAACAATGATAATAGCTTATTGTGTTAAGAAGCACACGTATAGAAAAGTACTCTCATGGTGTGGATTTACTAAGAACGGCTCTTTAGATATTGTGACAAATGAAATGACCCAAACCAAATCGAAAGAAGAGGAAGGTGTAAATGAGGACAATGTATGA
- the LOC106718138 gene encoding angiotensin-converting enzyme isoform X2, whose amino-acid sequence MYLTQIICIIVTMSISFAVQYPTNPTSEMSADEKNLIKVNKTLEQSDESGHEVDTDGEEVKDKKYLVDAMRTILDPNAIIQKNAEDEDNFKFQIDELEKENMTLENFMEEMDKLSLDVCKTSQEALWSYVTDITNESKKNRMISIAAEEDEIKKQYWNMLKKKYLNDWQLLNDPKLKRKLRIIKERGTNVQMPQSKQREEIDTMQRIWSRVTVCAYNASNCNTDESLRSMSDVIAVFKRNNDTKELLYYWKAFRDGTGKQIRPIFNDYVTRMNNVAQSENFTDAGDMWRYTFEDDHFEETVNRLWSEIKPLYKLLHTYVRIKLKKHFKSELSKKEKTIPAHILGNLWAQEWQAVYNKVAIYPDIPRPTAINNKMLQAKDLFDAVDNFHQSLGFASARQAYQDIRDTATSANCLPSSHDMCDGVNYKIKWCGENLTDVSVGLSRAARLLGHVQYFKHYRQLQPLYRDGPNPAFHDAISDIVAVQLTSPAHLNTLNLAQVTTGPRAELNHLLWLALEKLPLVAYAYVLDRWRWDIFANSSLKNWNQHWWDLRVNETGISPPVPRNESDLDPAAKYHVVSHVQYITYLVSHVLEFQILSSLCKKANHTGPLHNCSLRDVKEAGKLLSNGMSLGASVDWRTVLQAITGETDLSSAGLLEYFAPLSQYLRKENEKLANLTEDMDKNPPIIIGAIIIFVILTMIIAYCVKKHTYRKVLSWCGFTKNGSLDIVTNEMTQTKSKEEEGVNEDNV is encoded by the exons ATGTATCTAACG caaattatatgtataattgtTACAATGTCAATATCGTTTGCGGTGCAATACCCAACAAATCCTACCTCAGAAATGTCAGCGGATGAGAAGAATttgataaaagttaataaaacactAGAACAATCCGATGAAAGTGGCCATGAAGTAGATACGGATGGTGAAGAAgtgaaagacaaaaaatatttagtagatGCTATGAGAACAATTCTAGATCCAAACGCAATAATACAGAAAAACGCTGAAGacgaagataattttaaatttcaaatagatGAACTGGAAAAGGAAAATATGACACTTGAAAATTTTATGGAGGAAATGGATAAATTGAGCTTAGACGTTTGTAAGACGTCGCAGGAAGCACTTTGGTCCTATGTAACTGATATTACTAACGAAAGCAAAAAGAATAGAATG ATATCAATAGCTGCAGAAGAagacgaaataaaaaagcaatattGGAATAtgttgaaaaagaaatatttaaacgaTTGGCAACTACTGAACGATCCGAAATTGAAGAGGAAGCTACGAATCATCAAAGAGAGGGGGACCAACGTGCAAATGCCACAAAGCAAA CAAAGAGAGGAAATAGACACAATGCAACGGATTTGGAGTCGAGTCACAGTATGCGCTTATAACGCATCTAATTGTAATACAGACGAATCTTTACGTTCTATGAGTG ATGTTATTGCGGTGTTCAAAAGAAATAACGATACGAAggaattattgtattattggAAAGCCTTTAGAGATGGCACTGGAAAACAAATACGTCCTATTTTCAATGATTATGTTACAAGAATGAATAATGTAGCGCAATCAGAAAACTTCACTGACGCTGGCGATATGTGGAGATATACATTTGAAGATGATCATTTTGAAGAAACGGTTAATAGACTTTGGTCAGAGATTAAACctctatataaattattacatacttatgttaggataaaattaaagaagcaTTTCAAATCTGAACTATCTAAAAAAGAGAAAACTATACCTGCACATATTCTCG gcAACTTATGGGCGCAAGAATGGCAAGCAGTTTACAATAAAGTTGCAATTTACCCCGACATTCCAAGACCCACggcaataaacaataaaatgctGCAAGCGAAGGATCTTTTTGATGCAGTAGATAATTTCCATCAGTCCCTTGGTTTTGCGAGCGCCCGACAAGCGTATCAAGACATAAGGGATACTGCAACTTCTGCTAACTGTCTACCTTCAAGCCATGACATGTGTGATGGAGTGAAttacaa GATCAAATGGTGCGGAGAGAACTTGACCGACGTGAGCGTGGGTCTGTCGCGTGCGGCTAGACTGCTCGGCCATGTTCAGTACTTTAAACATTATCGACAATTGCAGCCGCTCTATAGAGACGGACCTAACCCAG CGTTCCATGATGCGATCTCCGACATCGTAGCTGTGCAGCTGACGTCACCAGCGCATCTTAACACCCTGAACCTGGCGCAGGTCACGACGGGGCCTCGTGCTGAACTCAACCATCTGCTATGGCTAGCGTTAGAGAAACTCCCCCTAGTTGCATATGCGTACGTGCtcgatagatggcgttggGACATCTTTGCGAATTCGAGTCTTAAGAATTGGAATCAGCATTGGTGGGATCTCag AGTCAACGAGACAGGGATATCTCCACCTGTGCCAAGAAATGAGAGCGACTTGGATCCCGCGGCCAAGTATCATGTCGTGTCTCACGTGCAGTATATTAC ATATTTGGTATCGCACGTGTTGGAGTTCCAAATCCTGTCGTCTTTGTGTAAGAAGGCGAACCACACCGGACCTCTGCATAACTGTTCCTTACGCGACGTTAAGGAAGCAGGAAAACTTCTCAG caatGGGATGTCGCTAGGTGCCAGCGTTGATTGGAGGACTGTACTACAAGCGATAACTGGTGAAACAGATCTATCTTCAGCCGGTCTGTTAGAATACTTCGCTCCACTCAGTCAATATTTGCGCAAAGAAAATGAGAAACTTGCAAATCTCACTGAAGATATGGATAAAAATCCGCCCATCATTATAGGAGCTATAATCATATTTGTGATATTAACAATGATAATAGCTTATTGTGTTAAGAAGCACACGTATAGAAAAGTACTCTCATGGTGTGGATTTACTAAGAACGGCTCTTTAGATATTGTGACAAATGAAATGACCCAAACCAAATCGAAAGAAGAGGAAGGTGTAAATGAGGACAATGTATGA